The following coding sequences are from one candidate division KSB1 bacterium window:
- a CDS encoding ATP-binding protein, giving the protein MKTNPYIAGNPGGGQKAYVGPRNVLKDVLRVLKNPNDNALVLYGQRRIGKTSIVQELTHRLPQEGSN; this is encoded by the coding sequence ATGAAAACGAATCCCTACATCGCTGGTAATCCTGGAGGCGGACAGAAAGCTTATGTTGGCCCAAGGAACGTGCTCAAGGACGTGTTAAGGGTTCTCAAGAATCCAAATGACAATGCATTAGTTCTTTACGGACAGCGTAGAATTGGCAAAACGTCAATCGTGCAAGAGCTAACTCATAGATTGCCTCAAGAAGGCTCAAATTGA